From Longimicrobium sp., one genomic window encodes:
- a CDS encoding group II intron maturase-specific domain-containing protein, whose translation VRELTGPKQCFVPVSELVQQVSQELRGWRGYFSYGHPRRAHRKVNAYVVSRLTKHLKRRSQRACRPPAGLTYYGFLTKRLGLELT comes from the coding sequence GCGTCCGGGAGCTGACAGGGCCGAAGCAGTGCTTCGTGCCCGTGTCCGAACTGGTTCAGCAGGTGAGCCAGGAGCTTCGGGGCTGGAGAGGGTATTTCAGCTACGGGCACCCGCGCCGCGCCCATCGAAAGGTGAACGCGTACGTAGTGAGTCGCTTGACCAAGCACCTCAAGCGTAGGAGCCAGCGTGCCTGCCGGCCACCGGCGGGACTGACCTACTATGGATTCCTGACCAAGCGGCTTGGTCTGGAACTGACGTAG